A genomic window from Micromonospora violae includes:
- a CDS encoding S24/S26 family peptidase produces MTGWLRRRWRLVVVSGQSMAPTLRDGDRLIVRVGRAPAVGDLVVFRARDVVPAADLTWMVKRVHRIEPDGAVTVRGDNTHSQDSRHFGAVPPEAVLGVVRGRR; encoded by the coding sequence ATGACCGGCTGGCTGCGCCGCCGCTGGCGCCTGGTGGTGGTGAGCGGGCAGAGCATGGCGCCGACGCTGCGGGACGGCGACCGGCTCATCGTCCGCGTCGGCCGGGCGCCCGCCGTCGGTGACCTCGTCGTCTTCCGGGCCCGCGACGTCGTCCCCGCCGCGGACCTGACGTGGATGGTCAAACGGGTGCACCGGATCGAACCGGACGGCGCCGTCACGGTACGGGGCGACAACACCCACAGCCAGGACTCGCGGCATTTCGGCGCGGTGCCACCCGAGGCGGTCCTCGGCGTGGTCAGAGG